One Sporomusaceae bacterium ACPt DNA window includes the following coding sequences:
- the padG gene encoding NADH-dependent phenylglyoxylate dehydrogenase subunit alpha — translation MADVSLKGEQRVFMTGNEVCAWAAVAAKADIMYGYPITPQNEIMHYWTRLAPKYGKRFLQTEDEISAGFTTLGGVISGRKAFTATAGPGNVLMQESAGMAEMMRLPIVYIIQQRGGPSTATVIYAQQETTLTTFGGNGEGHRIVYSTATHQELFDYTIKAFNAAWTYRFPTFVLGDGYQAKMREPLTIYDPEEKGIKLVKPEPLLGNTEKPDRQIQHLRNTYNTEDELYEVVMKNQRDWDKMAEEIVEWDAKGCEDAEAIIVTHGIVSRAALTAYDQLRAQGKKVGYFRPITVRPFPGKQLKDAIKGAKKLLVAESAYGQLVKLVQHEIFGSTIEIVPMLRPGVGITTEEILEEYNKL, via the coding sequence ATGGCCGACGTTTCACTGAAAGGTGAACAAAGAGTATTTATGACAGGCAATGAGGTGTGTGCCTGGGCTGCAGTCGCAGCTAAAGCCGATATTATGTATGGCTATCCAATCACACCACAAAATGAAATAATGCATTACTGGACAAGACTTGCGCCCAAGTATGGCAAACGCTTCCTCCAGACCGAAGACGAGATCTCTGCCGGTTTTACTACTCTTGGCGGTGTAATTTCAGGGAGAAAGGCATTTACTGCTACCGCCGGTCCTGGCAATGTTCTTATGCAAGAATCTGCCGGTATGGCCGAAATGATGCGCCTGCCTATTGTTTACATCATTCAGCAGCGGGGAGGTCCGTCAACAGCTACTGTTATTTATGCTCAACAAGAAACTACTTTGACCACTTTCGGCGGCAACGGCGAAGGTCATCGCATTGTATATTCCACTGCAACTCACCAGGAACTGTTTGATTACACCATTAAAGCTTTTAATGCTGCTTGGACATACCGTTTTCCGACATTCGTCCTGGGCGACGGCTATCAGGCGAAAATGCGTGAACCGCTCACTATATATGACCCCGAAGAAAAAGGGATTAAACTGGTTAAACCAGAGCCGCTTCTTGGCAATACTGAGAAACCTGACCGTCAGATTCAGCACCTTCGTAACACCTACAATACCGAGGACGAACTATATGAAGTGGTTATGAAGAACCAGCGCGATTGGGATAAGATGGCCGAAGAAATTGTTGAATGGGACGCCAAAGGCTGTGAAGATGCCGAGGCGATTATTGTTACTCACGGTATCGTGTCACGCGCCGCTTTGACAGCTTATGACCAATTGCGGGCCCAAGGCAAAAAAGTTGGTTACTTCCGTCCGATCACTGTTCGTCCCTTCCCCGGTAAACAACTTAAAGACGCTATCAAAGGCGCCAAAAAATTACTTGTTGCGGAATCGGCTTATGGACAGCTTGTGAAGCTTGTTCAGCACGAAATCTTTGGCAGCACCATTGAGATTGTTCCAATGCTTCGTCCGGGCGTTGGCATAACTACCGAAGAAATTTTGGAAGAATACAACAAACTGTAA
- the korB_1 gene encoding 2-oxoglutarate oxidoreductase subunit KorB, giving the protein MQELKENNVLQPAMPASWNEDTKAHKFCPGCGHGIILKCLGEAIDELGIKGKMVFGCDIGCSLLAWDFFNVDTVQTHHGRTTPVITGMKRANPDIIGVAYMGDGGGYAIGSQHLFNAAVRGEKITIILCNNCNYGMTGGQMAPTTLPGMKTETTPYGRDVEQAGYPTKGPEMVAAVAPEGAYVARGTIANPRQLKGFIKKALQNQIDGNGISFVECLSSCPTNWRTNAKQTWEFVEKDMAQFFKVGELRTPQPKEG; this is encoded by the coding sequence ATGCAAGAACTGAAAGAAAACAATGTTCTTCAGCCTGCTATGCCTGCAAGCTGGAATGAAGATACTAAAGCACATAAGTTTTGTCCTGGCTGCGGCCACGGTATTATCCTCAAGTGTCTTGGCGAGGCCATTGATGAACTGGGGATTAAGGGAAAGATGGTATTTGGCTGTGATATCGGTTGTTCGCTCTTGGCTTGGGATTTTTTCAATGTGGATACAGTACAGACTCACCATGGCCGCACCACCCCGGTAATTACCGGTATGAAGCGGGCCAACCCTGACATTATTGGCGTTGCTTACATGGGGGACGGCGGCGGCTATGCCATCGGTTCGCAACATCTCTTTAACGCTGCTGTCCGCGGCGAGAAAATTACCATTATCCTCTGCAACAACTGTAACTATGGCATGACCGGCGGACAAATGGCTCCCACCACTCTCCCCGGCATGAAGACTGAGACCACTCCTTATGGCCGTGATGTAGAACAGGCCGGGTATCCGACCAAAGGGCCGGAAATGGTTGCTGCTGTTGCTCCCGAAGGAGCCTATGTTGCCCGCGGAACAATTGCTAACCCGCGTCAACTTAAAGGTTTCATTAAGAAAGCCCTGCAAAACCAAATTGATGGCAATGGCATTTCTTTCGTAGAATGTCTTTCCTCGTGCCCTACCAACTGGCGGACTAATGCTAAGCAAACCTGGGAGTTTGTTGAAAAAGATATGGCTCAATTCTTTAAAGTCGGCGAACTTAGAACGCCACAACCGAAGGAGGGCTAA
- the porC_2 gene encoding Pyruvate synthase subunit PorC: protein MAKVFKVAIAGEGGQGVQSIAEILAEAANEEGKNALYIPNFGVEQRGGVSIAFVQVSDGDIGAPKFQKADILIPVSPRAVSRTKMYAGKDTVYIYDNSLIQEGEVKDNIVGLQYFDVTPPCPTAEHPNADLPQDLIAGEPKTCSFTKPGPGIDSAEIPEVKKIVAIPANDIAKNELHPRVFNIIILGAVIAATEVLPMDSIKKALETKLGDKFKKNPELRDMNFKALERGYQLIKNAM, encoded by the coding sequence ATGGCTAAAGTCTTTAAAGTAGCAATAGCCGGTGAAGGCGGCCAAGGAGTTCAGTCAATTGCCGAAATTTTGGCCGAAGCCGCTAATGAAGAAGGAAAGAACGCGTTATATATTCCAAACTTCGGCGTAGAACAGCGCGGTGGCGTATCCATCGCCTTTGTCCAAGTTAGCGATGGGGATATTGGTGCACCGAAATTCCAGAAAGCCGATATTCTGATTCCGGTTAGTCCGCGTGCCGTAAGCCGGACCAAAATGTACGCCGGTAAAGATACAGTATATATTTATGACAATTCGCTTATTCAAGAAGGCGAAGTAAAAGACAACATTGTCGGCCTGCAGTATTTTGATGTAACGCCACCTTGCCCTACCGCTGAACATCCCAATGCTGACCTGCCCCAAGACTTGATTGCCGGTGAGCCTAAGACGTGCTCTTTTACTAAACCGGGACCGGGAATTGATTCCGCGGAGATTCCCGAGGTCAAAAAAATTGTGGCCATTCCTGCGAACGACATAGCCAAGAACGAACTGCACCCGCGTGTATTCAATATTATTATCCTGGGCGCTGTTATTGCAGCAACAGAAGTGCTGCCGATGGACAGCATTAAAAAAGCGTTGGAAACCAAACTGGGTGACAAATTTAAGAAAAATCCCGAACTTCGTGATATGAACTTCAAAGCTCTCGAACGCGGCTATCAACTTATTAAAAACGCAATGTAA
- the ndhI_1 gene encoding NAD(P)H-quinone oxidoreductase subunit I, chloroplastic — translation MAKVNWKSAKYESEKGFWANFPSLCKGCGLCIEKCPVKCISWSEDLGVYGTPRVEADMQKCIVCGICQMVCPDCAIRVEKNK, via the coding sequence ATGGCTAAAGTTAACTGGAAATCTGCAAAATACGAGAGCGAGAAAGGCTTCTGGGCTAATTTCCCCAGCTTGTGTAAAGGCTGTGGCCTGTGTATTGAGAAATGCCCGGTAAAATGCATATCATGGTCGGAAGACCTCGGAGTATACGGCACACCGCGTGTTGAAGCCGACATGCAAAAATGTATTGTCTGCGGCATTTGCCAAATGGTTTGTCCGGACTGTGCAATCCGTGTAGAAAAAAATAAGTAA
- the hepT gene encoding Heptaprenyl diphosphate synthase component 2, protein MGDYLVSKFPTNIFTIIQDDLEAVEKALCSIIQSPVDLVNDITVHLVQAGGKRLRPALYLLCARGGSPNTTEILPMAVAIELIHMATLVHDDVIDNAATRRGRPTANARWGNHSSVLAGDYLWAKAFSLLTDNTDNKMLKILTNVICTMCEGEIVQLKEAFNPDQDEADYRLRVAQKTAGFIAASCELGAIAGGMDEGDAVQVREYGYSIGMAFQITDDILDITASAEQLGKPVGNDLRQGIVTLPVIYALKNSPRGGELRSIIEKQFMSDDDVKRGLEIIHQTKAVEYSYAQVNKYLQHARRVLPATLNNPVREALLAVADFVGLRKY, encoded by the coding sequence GTGGGTGATTATCTAGTGAGTAAATTTCCAACCAATATATTTACTATAATTCAGGACGACTTAGAGGCTGTTGAGAAGGCACTGTGCTCTATAATACAATCGCCGGTGGATTTGGTCAATGACATAACTGTGCATTTGGTACAGGCGGGCGGTAAACGCTTACGGCCCGCCTTGTATCTGTTGTGTGCCCGTGGTGGATCTCCTAATACAACTGAGATATTGCCGATGGCGGTTGCTATTGAACTTATACACATGGCTACATTGGTACATGATGATGTCATTGACAATGCCGCTACCCGCCGTGGCCGGCCGACGGCCAACGCTCGCTGGGGCAACCACAGCTCAGTGCTGGCTGGTGATTATTTGTGGGCCAAGGCATTTTCGTTACTGACAGATAATACCGACAATAAAATGCTGAAAATTTTGACCAATGTTATTTGTACTATGTGTGAAGGTGAAATTGTTCAGTTGAAAGAGGCCTTTAACCCTGATCAGGATGAGGCCGATTATCGGCTTAGAGTAGCCCAGAAAACAGCCGGTTTTATTGCTGCCAGTTGCGAGTTGGGCGCCATAGCGGGTGGCATGGATGAAGGCGACGCCGTTCAAGTGCGGGAATATGGCTATTCTATTGGCATGGCATTTCAAATTACTGATGACATCTTGGATATTACGGCGTCGGCTGAGCAACTGGGAAAACCGGTTGGTAACGATTTGCGCCAGGGTATAGTAACTTTGCCGGTTATCTATGCTTTAAAGAACAGTCCGCGTGGCGGGGAACTGCGAAGTATAATTGAAAAACAATTTATGTCTGACGATGATGTCAAACGCGGCTTGGAAATAATCCATCAGACAAAGGCTGTGGAATACAGCTATGCACAGGTTAATAAATATTTGCAGCATGCCCGCCGAGTTCTGCCGGCAACACTTAACAACCCTGTGAGAGAAGCATTATTGGCGGTAGCAGATTTTGTAGGACTGCGTAAATACTAG
- the tatAd gene encoding Sec-independent protein translocase protein TatAd, which yields MFSFSMPELVLILIIALIVFGPGKLPEVGKAIGKGIQEFRRASSDITNGREEPVKVEAKSDTKQPDEKK from the coding sequence ATGTTTAGTTTTAGTATGCCGGAGTTAGTGCTAATATTGATAATTGCGCTTATTGTTTTCGGTCCGGGAAAACTTCCTGAAGTTGGTAAGGCTATCGGTAAAGGAATTCAAGAATTCCGCCGGGCCAGCAGTGACATAACTAATGGTAGGGAAGAGCCGGTGAAAGTTGAGGCCAAATCCGATACTAAACAGCCTGACGAAAAAAAGTGA
- the tatC gene encoding Sec-independent protein translocase protein TatC, producing MPEYTQDENNKSIMPETADSTGAIYSDRVTQEEREEDEETTQDQSTMSLIDHLEELRRRLIVMITAIAVSSLICYFYAAEITALITAPAGKLYYMNPAEAFFTYLKVSFFAGFLLALPVVMYQLWAFIVPAMTNNERTAGIFLVPSSIIFFFTGLIFSYYLVLPAGIKFFMGFATENLQPMFSIGQYLSFVISFLLPFGFIFELPLFILVMARVGIISSAFLAAKRKIVLVMSFVIGAVISPTPDVFSQTMVAIPMILLYEISILIVKYILRK from the coding sequence ATGCCAGAGTACACGCAGGATGAGAACAATAAATCAATAATGCCGGAAACGGCTGACAGTACAGGTGCTATCTACAGCGATAGAGTTACGCAGGAAGAACGTGAAGAAGATGAGGAAACAACTCAGGACCAAAGTACGATGTCCCTGATTGACCATTTGGAGGAGCTTCGCCGCCGGCTGATAGTGATGATTACTGCTATTGCTGTTAGTAGCCTCATTTGTTATTTTTATGCAGCCGAGATAACAGCTTTGATAACTGCGCCGGCAGGTAAGCTCTATTATATGAATCCGGCAGAAGCTTTTTTTACATATTTGAAAGTTTCTTTTTTTGCCGGCTTTTTATTAGCGCTGCCGGTAGTGATGTACCAACTGTGGGCCTTTATTGTGCCTGCCATGACGAATAACGAACGTACGGCAGGAATATTTTTGGTGCCCTCCTCCATTATCTTCTTTTTTACCGGTTTGATTTTTTCATACTATCTGGTATTACCGGCCGGGATTAAATTTTTTATGGGGTTTGCCACCGAAAACCTGCAGCCGATGTTTTCAATCGGACAATACTTGTCGTTTGTTATCTCCTTTTTGTTACCTTTTGGTTTTATCTTTGAACTGCCGCTGTTTATTCTGGTAATGGCCAGAGTGGGGATTATTAGTTCGGCATTTTTGGCTGCCAAGCGCAAGATAGTGCTGGTTATGTCTTTTGTAATTGGGGCGGTAATTTCACCAACGCCTGATGTCTTTTCGCAAACCATGGTAGCTATTCCCATGATATTGTTATATGAAATAAGTATCTTAATCGTAAAATACATTTTGCGTAAATAG
- the ubiD gene encoding 3-octaprenyl-4-hydroxybenzoate carboxy-lyase, producing MAYNDLREFIAALESRGWLKRITQSVDCELEITEITDRVSKMQGDKNVALLFENVKGYDIPVLINAFGSMERMALALGVEKIDDIAQEIRQILQLPYISLQNKLDLLKIIPAAKRAINFPKYVKTAPCKEVIIKDKPSLDKFPILKCWPGDAGRFITLPLVFTKNPLNGKRNVGMYRLQVFDHQTTGMHWHIHKNGAENYRAHRELGKDKIEVAVAIGGDPAIIYSATAPLPRDIDEMVFAGFLRKKSVEMVKCETVDIEVPAGSEIILEGYVNMDELRVEGPFGDHTGYYSLADNYPVFHITCITHRKNPIYPATVVGKPPMEDCFMAKATERIFLPVLQTHLPEIIDINLPLEGVFHNCAVVSINKSYPQHAKKVMHAIWGMGQAMFTKMIIVVDAHVNVQDMNEVWWRVFNNIDARRDIVMVDGPLDVLDHSSPMPSWGTKVGIDATKAWREEGHTREWPDEISMSEDIKKLVDAKWKDLGIE from the coding sequence TTGGCCTATAACGACCTACGGGAGTTTATTGCGGCACTTGAGTCGCGCGGCTGGCTTAAACGCATAACCCAATCTGTCGACTGTGAACTGGAAATTACTGAAATTACTGACAGAGTCTCCAAGATGCAGGGAGATAAAAATGTCGCTTTATTATTTGAGAATGTTAAAGGTTATGATATACCGGTGCTCATAAACGCCTTTGGCAGCATGGAACGTATGGCTTTGGCGCTCGGTGTAGAAAAAATTGATGATATTGCCCAGGAAATACGACAAATTTTGCAGCTGCCGTATATCTCACTACAAAATAAACTTGATTTGCTTAAAATTATTCCGGCGGCCAAGCGGGCTATTAATTTTCCTAAATATGTAAAAACTGCACCGTGCAAAGAAGTGATTATTAAGGACAAGCCTTCGCTGGACAAATTTCCGATATTGAAATGCTGGCCTGGCGATGCCGGCCGCTTTATTACACTGCCTCTCGTGTTTACTAAAAATCCGTTAAACGGTAAGCGTAATGTCGGTATGTACCGGTTACAGGTATTTGATCATCAGACCACCGGCATGCACTGGCATATTCATAAAAATGGTGCTGAAAACTACCGGGCGCACCGGGAACTGGGCAAAGATAAGATTGAAGTAGCTGTTGCTATCGGCGGCGACCCGGCAATTATTTACTCGGCGACTGCACCGCTGCCGCGCGATATTGACGAAATGGTCTTTGCCGGTTTTTTGCGAAAAAAATCGGTGGAGATGGTCAAGTGCGAAACAGTTGATATTGAGGTGCCGGCAGGTTCGGAAATAATTCTTGAAGGCTATGTAAATATGGACGAATTACGGGTAGAAGGCCCCTTTGGCGACCATACCGGCTACTACTCACTTGCTGATAACTATCCGGTGTTCCATATCACTTGTATAACGCACCGTAAGAACCCAATCTATCCTGCAACCGTTGTCGGCAAGCCGCCGATGGAAGACTGTTTTATGGCCAAAGCTACCGAGCGTATTTTTCTGCCGGTACTGCAAACGCACTTGCCGGAAATCATTGATATCAATCTGCCGCTTGAGGGTGTATTCCATAACTGTGCGGTAGTGTCAATCAACAAAAGTTACCCACAACATGCTAAAAAGGTTATGCATGCGATATGGGGTATGGGACAAGCAATGTTTACCAAGATGATCATTGTCGTTGACGCTCATGTTAATGTACAGGATATGAATGAGGTATGGTGGCGGGTGTTTAACAATATTGATGCCCGGCGTGATATTGTTATGGTGGACGGGCCGCTCGACGTGCTGGATCATTCTTCACCAATGCCTAGCTGGGGGACAAAAGTAGGGATTGATGCTACCAAGGCTTGGCGGGAGGAAGGGCATACCCGCGAATGGCCTGATGAAATCTCCATGTCTGAGGACATTAAGAAACTGGTTGATGCCAAATGGAAGGATTTGGGCATTGAGTAA
- the ubiA gene encoding 4-hydroxybenzoate octaprenyltransferase, producing the protein MSKLKAHLDNIALSHSIFALPFAYMGAFLAADGLPSGHDLLWITLAMVGARSAALALNNFIDLKYDRLHPRFTKRPMVTGEVKPWEAIALIIVSLLLFLLATAQLDPLCLKLWPLALVPLVIYPYMKRFSWTCHLVLGLALSVAPVGAWIAVKGNMPPAVIILGLSVGVWIAGFDVIYGCQDVSFDKTHGLNSIPVRFGVKGALRLSGVMHGLSIVGFTLVGALLKLHVVYYAGVALAATVLIYQHLIISPADLGQVTQRYFMRNGLVGILLFIFTVIALVLPFC; encoded by the coding sequence TTGAGTAAGCTGAAAGCCCACCTTGACAATATTGCTTTGTCCCACTCGATTTTTGCTTTGCCATTCGCCTATATGGGCGCATTTTTGGCTGCTGACGGTTTACCCAGCGGTCATGATCTTTTGTGGATTACTTTAGCCATGGTAGGAGCGCGCAGCGCTGCTTTGGCTCTTAATAATTTTATCGATTTAAAGTATGACCGTCTGCATCCACGCTTCACCAAACGGCCTATGGTTACCGGGGAGGTTAAGCCGTGGGAGGCTATTGCCCTCATTATTGTTAGCTTGTTACTATTTCTACTGGCTACCGCCCAGCTTGATCCCTTATGTTTAAAGCTATGGCCGCTAGCGCTTGTGCCATTAGTAATTTACCCTTATATGAAACGGTTTTCCTGGACCTGTCACTTGGTTTTGGGTCTGGCACTTTCAGTAGCACCTGTGGGTGCCTGGATAGCCGTTAAGGGTAATATGCCGCCGGCTGTCATAATCCTGGGATTGTCGGTAGGGGTATGGATTGCTGGCTTTGATGTCATTTATGGCTGCCAGGATGTATCCTTTGACAAAACCCATGGCTTAAACTCCATACCGGTGCGGTTCGGTGTCAAGGGCGCTCTCAGGCTATCAGGAGTTATGCATGGGCTGAGTATCGTTGGTTTTACCCTTGTTGGCGCTCTTTTAAAACTGCACGTAGTGTACTATGCGGGAGTAGCTTTGGCGGCAACTGTCCTTATCTATCAGCATTTGATCATTAGTCCGGCCGATTTAGGGCAGGTTACTCAACGGTATTTTATGCGCAACGGCTTAGTCGGAATTTTACTTTTTATCTTTACTGTCATAGCTTTAGTTTTACCTTTCTGCTAA